Proteins found in one Flavobacterium channae genomic segment:
- a CDS encoding DUF3810 domain-containing protein, protein MQIIVVKTIGLFPDVVENWYSRGFYPKLAFISRKALGWLPFSFGDVVYFILILFLIRWIWKHHIGFFKEWKNNGLAILSWVSVFYFFFHVLWGMNYYRIPLHQKLQIEKEYSVEQLQAFTEKMIIKTNELQLKIAKNDSLAVVIPYTEEKIYDLALKGYEKLPNDLKEFRYEVKSIKSSLWSYPLSYMGFGGYLNPFTNEAQVNHLKPKYTSPLTTCHEMAHQTGIGSESECNFIGFVTAAKNDDLYFQYSAYSFALRYALNNLENIKEGSSEPYVAKINKGVLKNFEENKIFWKQYQTPINTFFEYFYDNFLKANQQKDGMEGYSKFVGLAIGYEKI, encoded by the coding sequence GTGCAAATCATAGTTGTAAAAACTATTGGTTTGTTTCCTGATGTTGTAGAAAACTGGTACAGCAGAGGTTTTTATCCAAAATTGGCTTTCATATCTAGAAAAGCCTTAGGTTGGTTACCTTTCTCATTTGGTGATGTTGTTTATTTTATTCTTATCCTATTTTTGATAAGATGGATTTGGAAACACCATATTGGCTTTTTTAAAGAATGGAAAAATAACGGATTGGCGATATTGAGTTGGGTTTCTGTGTTTTATTTTTTCTTTCATGTTCTTTGGGGAATGAACTATTACCGAATTCCGTTACACCAAAAATTACAAATTGAAAAAGAATATTCGGTAGAGCAATTACAAGCTTTTACTGAAAAAATGATTATTAAAACCAACGAATTGCAACTAAAAATTGCGAAAAACGATTCATTAGCCGTTGTAATTCCGTATACCGAAGAAAAAATCTATGATTTAGCCTTGAAAGGTTATGAAAAACTCCCAAACGATTTAAAAGAATTCCGTTACGAAGTAAAAAGCATTAAATCGTCATTATGGAGTTATCCATTGAGTTATATGGGATTTGGTGGTTATTTGAATCCGTTTACCAATGAAGCGCAAGTGAATCATTTAAAACCAAAATATACTTCACCGTTAACGACTTGTCACGAAATGGCGCATCAAACGGGAATTGGTAGCGAAAGTGAATGCAACTTTATTGGTTTTGTAACTGCTGCTAAAAACGACGATTTATATTTTCAATATTCGGCATACAGTTTTGCACTGCGCTATGCGTTGAATAATCTAGAAAATATCAAAGAAGGAAGTTCAGAACCTTATGTAGCAAAAATCAACAAAGGAGTTTTGAAAAACTTTGAAGAAAACAAAATCTTTTGGAAGCAATATCAAACACCTATCAATACTTTTTTTGAATATTTCTACGATAATTTCCTAAAAGCCAACCAACAAAAAGATGGCATGGAAGGTTATAGTAAGTTTGTGGGATTGGCGATTGGGTATGAGAAAATTTAA
- a CDS encoding NAD(P)/FAD-dependent oxidoreductase yields MNIPRSSFPRIVIIGGGFAGISLAKKLRNKKVQVVLLDKHNYHNFQPLMYQVATGGLEPDSIAYPIRKIVQEYKDFYFRLAEVREIDAENNTIYADIGQLKYDYLVIATGSKTNYFGNKEIERNSMAMKTIPQSLNIRSLILENFEQALLTNDIDERHSLMNFVIVGAGPTGVELAGALAEMKKAILPKDYPDLDVRKMEINVIQSGDRVLDAMSENASEKAEKFLLNLGVSVWKNVRVTGYDGKTVTTNSDLTFDAATVIWTAGVQGAMPHGLKSDSFIARVNRIKVNSYNQVEGYNNIFAIGDIAVMMTEEYPQGHPMMAQPAMQQGRLLAENLIKIINKKEPKAFEYKDKGSMATIGRNKAVVDLPKFKFSGVFAWFVWMFVHLFSLIGFKSKAVVFLNWVYNYIRFDREARLIMRPYKKRNQVSFTSDEV; encoded by the coding sequence ATGAACATACCTCGTAGTAGTTTCCCAAGAATCGTTATCATTGGTGGCGGTTTTGCCGGAATATCATTAGCAAAAAAACTTCGCAATAAAAAAGTACAAGTTGTATTATTAGATAAACACAATTATCACAATTTTCAACCTTTAATGTATCAAGTAGCAACTGGCGGTTTAGAACCCGATTCTATTGCTTATCCTATAAGGAAAATAGTCCAAGAATATAAAGATTTTTATTTTAGGTTGGCTGAAGTTCGTGAAATTGATGCCGAAAACAATACCATTTATGCTGATATTGGCCAATTGAAATACGATTATTTGGTAATTGCAACCGGTTCAAAAACCAATTATTTTGGCAATAAAGAAATTGAGCGAAATAGTATGGCTATGAAAACCATTCCTCAATCGTTAAACATTCGTAGTTTAATATTAGAGAATTTTGAACAAGCTTTATTGACGAATGATATTGACGAACGTCATAGTTTAATGAATTTTGTGATTGTAGGTGCCGGACCAACAGGAGTGGAGCTTGCAGGTGCTTTAGCAGAAATGAAAAAAGCCATTTTGCCAAAAGATTATCCAGATTTAGATGTTCGAAAAATGGAAATTAACGTTATTCAGAGCGGTGATAGAGTTTTAGATGCAATGAGTGAAAATGCTTCAGAAAAAGCAGAAAAATTCCTTTTAAATCTTGGTGTTAGTGTTTGGAAAAATGTTCGTGTTACCGGTTACGATGGAAAAACGGTTACTACAAATTCCGATTTAACTTTTGATGCCGCTACTGTTATTTGGACAGCTGGTGTACAAGGAGCAATGCCTCACGGATTAAAATCAGATAGTTTTATTGCTCGTGTTAATCGAATAAAAGTTAATTCATACAATCAAGTTGAAGGTTATAACAACATTTTTGCAATAGGCGATATTGCAGTAATGATGACAGAAGAATATCCTCAAGGACATCCTATGATGGCGCAGCCTGCTATGCAACAAGGACGATTATTGGCTGAAAATTTAATCAAAATCATCAATAAAAAAGAGCCAAAAGCTTTTGAGTACAAAGACAAAGGCTCAATGGCGACCATTGGAAGAAATAAAGCCGTTGTCGATTTACCAAAATTCAAATTTAGTGGTGTTTTTGCTTGGTTTGTTTGGATGTTTGTGCACTTGTTTTCTTTAATCGGATTTAAGAGTAAAGCAGTTGTGTTCTTAAACTGGGTGTATAATTATATTCGTTTCGATAGGGAAGCGCGTTTGATTATGCGTCCGTATAAAAAGAGAAATCAAGTAAGTTTTACGAGTGATGAAGTATAG
- a CDS encoding RNA polymerase sigma factor, protein MKSESEALFVKQLKENQNIIHKICRLYTTDSDSHNDLFQEITIQLWKAFPNFRGDSKFTTWAYRVGLNTAITLYRKKKKSLDTIEFDSTFHKVTQDEYNFEEEEKLKLLYSAISELNDIEKALVFLYLEDKDYTEISETLGISEVNARVKMNRVKGKLKKILNP, encoded by the coding sequence ATGAAATCAGAATCGGAAGCACTTTTTGTTAAGCAACTAAAAGAAAATCAGAATATAATCCACAAAATTTGTCGATTATATACTACTGATTCAGATTCGCATAACGATTTGTTCCAAGAAATTACCATACAATTATGGAAAGCATTCCCAAATTTTAGAGGTGATTCTAAATTTACTACTTGGGCTTACCGCGTTGGGTTAAACACCGCTATTACATTATATCGAAAAAAGAAAAAATCGCTAGATACGATTGAGTTTGACAGTACTTTTCATAAAGTAACTCAAGACGAATACAATTTTGAAGAAGAAGAAAAACTAAAGCTTTTATATAGTGCTATTAGTGAATTAAACGACATTGAAAAAGCATTGGTTTTCTTGTATTTAGAAGATAAAGATTATACGGAAATTTCAGAAACGTTAGGGATAAGTGAGGTTAATGCACGAGTAAAAATGAATCGTGTAAAAGGGAAATTAAAAAAAATATTAAATCCGTAA
- a CDS encoding TraB/GumN family protein, which yields MKKIFISLLTLLTGLSFSQELEKSLLWKISGNGLKQDSYLYGTIHITCDATLDENTLKALKATEQLFLELDMDDKSMQMQMMKHMMMKDGVKLSTLLSAEDFKIVDEFLKKNINMSAKMFDSFKPFIITTMLYPKMIDCSFQSVETELMKITKEQNEEVFGLESVEDQMKVFDNIPYQTQAEELLKTAKGDLTKDKEEMQKMMAIYQNKDIEGMLKMMDNSDNKITSENQDVLLNNRNKNWISKMTEVMMQKPTFFGVGAGHLAGEEGVIKLLRKKGFKVEAVK from the coding sequence ATGAAAAAAATTTTCATTTCACTTTTAACCTTATTAACAGGTTTATCATTTTCTCAAGAATTAGAAAAAAGTTTATTGTGGAAAATTTCAGGTAACGGATTAAAACAAGATTCTTATTTATATGGTACCATTCACATTACTTGTGATGCAACATTAGATGAAAACACATTAAAAGCACTAAAAGCAACAGAACAATTGTTTTTAGAACTTGATATGGATGACAAATCGATGCAAATGCAAATGATGAAACACATGATGATGAAAGATGGTGTTAAACTGTCTACTTTATTAAGTGCTGAAGATTTTAAAATTGTTGACGAATTTTTGAAAAAAAACATAAACATGTCGGCAAAAATGTTTGATAGTTTTAAACCTTTCATCATTACAACTATGCTTTATCCAAAAATGATTGATTGTTCTTTTCAATCTGTTGAAACAGAGTTAATGAAAATTACCAAAGAACAAAACGAGGAAGTTTTTGGCTTAGAAAGCGTTGAAGACCAAATGAAAGTTTTTGATAATATTCCGTATCAAACTCAAGCTGAAGAATTGCTTAAAACAGCAAAAGGTGACTTAACAAAAGATAAAGAAGAAATGCAAAAGATGATGGCAATCTATCAAAACAAAGACATCGAAGGCATGCTTAAAATGATGGACAATTCAGACAATAAAATTACTTCTGAAAATCAAGATGTTTTACTAAATAATCGTAACAAAAATTGGATTTCTAAAATGACTGAAGTTATGATGCAAAAACCAACATTCTTTGGCGTTGGCGCTGGTCATTTAGCAGGCGAAGAAGGCGTTATAAAACTTCTTAGAAAAAAAGGTTTCAAAGTAGAAGCAGTTAAATAA
- a CDS encoding lysophospholipid acyltransferase family protein, protein MGLFKRNPFGHILFLKKWLIRIAGTLTHKRYRGFNRLHIDGSEIIRSLPDTNVLFISNHQTYFADVVAMFHVFNAALKGREDNIKNVGYLWNPKLNLYYVAAKETMQEGLLPRILAYAGAITVERTWRAKGKDVTEKKEVNPNDTENIKIALEDGWVITFPQGTTRSFKPVRKGTAHIILQHRPIVVPIVIDGFRRSFDRKGLFIKKKGILQSMEIKPPLEIDYDTETVESLVEKIEFAIEQHPSLLKVIPAEVLEEQAKLDIERKWRY, encoded by the coding sequence ATGGGATTATTTAAAAGAAATCCTTTCGGACATATATTGTTTTTAAAAAAATGGTTAATTAGAATCGCTGGAACGTTAACACACAAGCGTTATAGAGGTTTTAATCGCTTGCATATTGATGGATCTGAAATCATAAGAAGTTTGCCAGATACCAATGTTTTATTTATTTCCAATCATCAAACGTATTTTGCAGATGTAGTTGCTATGTTTCATGTTTTCAATGCCGCACTTAAGGGTAGAGAAGATAATATCAAGAATGTTGGTTATTTGTGGAATCCGAAATTGAACTTGTATTACGTTGCAGCAAAAGAAACCATGCAAGAAGGTTTATTGCCTAGAATTTTAGCTTATGCGGGAGCTATCACTGTAGAAAGAACTTGGCGAGCAAAAGGAAAGGATGTAACAGAGAAAAAAGAAGTTAATCCAAACGATACAGAAAACATTAAAATTGCTTTAGAAGACGGTTGGGTTATTACTTTTCCTCAAGGAACCACTCGTTCTTTTAAACCTGTAAGAAAAGGAACAGCACATATTATTTTACAACATAGACCTATTGTAGTTCCAATTGTTATTGATGGTTTTAGACGTTCTTTTGATAGAAAAGGATTGTTTATTAAAAAGAAAGGAATTCTTCAAAGCATGGAAATTAAACCACCATTAGAAATTGATTATGATACGGAAACGGTGGAAAGTTTGGTGGAAAAAATCGAATTTGCTATAGAACAGCATCCTTCTTTATTAAAGGTAATTCCAGCAGAAGTGCTTGAGGAACAAGCCAAATTAGATATTGAAAGAAAATGGAGATATTAA
- a CDS encoding NUDIX hydrolase codes for MLFNDFIKYIPKIEKETLLSTDAHAKMAPLERISYLKEENYLDKNPRKAAVLMLFYPKNEVTHLALIVRNSYPGVHSSQIGFPGGKVEEYDANLEETALRETHEEVGIHPDKIQIIKPFSEIYIPPSNFLVAPFMGISNEELNFIPDLDEVKRVLEFSIADFLDDKTITKVKMSTSYATDIEVPAFMVDKYVVWGATAMMMSELKETIKSVLNGCKL; via the coding sequence ATGCTTTTTAATGATTTTATAAAATATATTCCAAAGATAGAAAAAGAAACCCTTCTTTCTACGGATGCGCATGCAAAAATGGCACCTTTAGAACGTATTTCTTATTTAAAAGAGGAAAATTATTTAGATAAAAATCCCAGAAAAGCAGCCGTTTTAATGCTTTTTTATCCTAAAAACGAAGTCACGCATTTGGCTTTGATAGTAAGAAACTCTTATCCAGGAGTTCACTCGTCTCAAATTGGATTCCCTGGCGGCAAAGTAGAAGAGTATGATGCCAATTTAGAAGAAACGGCTCTCAGGGAAACACACGAAGAAGTTGGGATTCATCCAGATAAAATACAAATTATTAAACCGTTTAGCGAGATTTATATTCCACCAAGTAATTTTTTAGTTGCGCCTTTTATGGGAATTTCCAATGAAGAATTGAATTTCATTCCAGATTTAGACGAAGTAAAAAGAGTTTTGGAATTTTCAATAGCAGATTTCTTAGATGATAAGACTATTACAAAAGTTAAAATGTCGACTTCGTATGCGACTGATATTGAAGTACCTGCATTTATGGTGGATAAATATGTGGTTTGGGGAGCTACTGCTATGATGATGAGCGAGTTAAAAGAAACCATAAAAAGTGTTTTAAATGGTTGCAAACTTTAA
- a CDS encoding DUF4268 domain-containing protein has product MFSKEEALQIKKDFWIAFANEYPRKWLLYNTKIKDVTFKFHVDNKKAQVLLDIEPKDEEKRKIYYEKVESLKTILYEDYIDDAIFERNFYLETGKVISRIWVEKTGISINNKNTWPEIFDFFYEKMDAFERFFYENEDYIKDLEINT; this is encoded by the coding sequence ATGTTTAGTAAAGAAGAAGCGTTACAAATAAAAAAAGATTTTTGGATAGCATTTGCAAATGAGTATCCACGTAAATGGCTGTTATACAATACAAAAATTAAGGACGTAACTTTTAAATTTCATGTAGACAATAAAAAAGCACAAGTTTTATTAGATATAGAACCAAAAGACGAAGAAAAACGTAAGATATATTATGAGAAAGTAGAATCGTTGAAAACCATTCTTTACGAAGACTATATTGACGATGCTATTTTTGAAAGAAATTTTTATTTAGAAACAGGAAAAGTTATCAGTAGAATTTGGGTTGAGAAAACAGGAATTAGCATCAACAACAAAAATACTTGGCCTGAAATTTTCGACTTTTTCTATGAGAAAATGGATGCTTTTGAGCGTTTTTTCTATGAAAATGAAGATTATATTAAAGATTTGGAGATAAACACCTAA